A single region of the Gossypium arboreum isolate Shixiya-1 chromosome 12, ASM2569848v2, whole genome shotgun sequence genome encodes:
- the LOC108457630 gene encoding protein TIFY 4B-like yields MSPGETVSRSPLDKPLNQLTEDDISQVTREDCRRYLKEKGMRRPSWNKSQAIQQVISLKTLLETTSDSDAVEARKKLYPPCPEYPPCVVSDSNVLPKEITPNNGILVPVPESVPCPHSNPSKSDLSGDNSGRTVISGNDSVSPRIAGAPKESAGQMTIFYCGKVNVYDDMPGCKAEAILQLAASPVSFPHEILADQRTTPWSIPCHSQAASVKTTPCSQMVILPPQQTENCQFPREESNASLEDSLEGPTRRKASVQRYLEKKKDRFKNKRKLAMSSSPTLDIYLNQVADQFSNEQLKQSEPYYSPQAEVQRMPLECSSIENVAKIPRLTTDGKDSFKI; encoded by the exons ATGTCTCCGGGAGAAACGGTCTCCCGGTCACCTCTAGACAAGCCTCTTAACCAGCTTACTGAGGATGACATTTCCCAGGTCACTCGCGAAGATTGCCGCCGTTACCTCAAAGAAAAAG GGATGCGGAGACCGTCTTGGAACAAATCGCAGGCGATTCAGCAGGTGATCTCGTTGAAAACTCTTCTAGAAACGACGTCTGATTCCGACGCCGTTGAAGCTCGGAAGAAACTTTACCCTCCCTGCCCGGAATATCCGCCTTGC GTTGTTTCTGATTCAAACGTTCTACCGAAGGAAATTACACCGAATAACGGGATCTTGGTTCCAGTTCCCGAATCCGTTCCTTGTCCCCATTCAAATCCCTCGAAATCCGATTTGTCCGGCGACAATTCTGGCCGAACGGTCATCTCTGGAAATGATTCTGTTTCTCCAAG AATTGCAGGCGCACCAAAAGAGTCAGCAGGACAGATGACAATCTTTTACTGTGGGAAAGTGAATGTCTATGATGATATGCCTGGTTGTAAG GCTGAAGCAATCTTGCAGCTTGCTGCAAGCCCAGTCTCATTTCCTCACGAAATTCTAGCTGATCAAAGGACCACACCATGGTCCATTCCATGCCATTCACAGGCTGCAAGTGTCAAAACAACCCCATGCTCACAAATGGTTATATTGCCACCTCAGCAAACAG AAAACTGTCAATTTCCTCGAGAAGAGAGCAATGCATCTCTTGAAGACAGCCTTG AAGGACCTACTCGCAGAAAAGCATCGGTGCAAAGATATCTTGAGAAGAAGAAAGACAG GTTTAAGAACAAGAGAAAGTTGGCAATGTCTTCATCTCCGACCTTAGACATCTACTTAAATCAAGTGGCAGATCAGTTTTCAAATGAGCAGTTGAAACAAAGTGAACCATATTATTCTCCCCAAGCAGAAGTGCAACGCATGCCTCTTGAGTGCAGCTCCATTGAAAATGTTGCAAAGATTCCCCGTCTTACTACTGATGGAAAAG ATTCATTCAAAATATGA